The following proteins are co-located in the Triticum aestivum cultivar Chinese Spring chromosome 1A, IWGSC CS RefSeq v2.1, whole genome shotgun sequence genome:
- the LOC123069366 gene encoding DEAD-box ATP-dependent RNA helicase 21-like: MKRTLDAAEPSPVFLSREKRQRLALERRQAAVADQRRSELPTPPPPPHDPPFSCRHYPDRHRDRRGRDQDRDGREKDRAERAREKELEAIREQYLGGSKDKKPKTVAKPRDRFRFDWASTDDTSRVDAVNNQPPHGALLLYGRGFLAGIDRREQKKAAAAALHKDAAATYDALDMRVDRHWTDKRAEEMTERDWRILREDFGISYRGSRVPRPMRSWAESGLGAELLRNVDRAGYRKPTPIQMAAVPLGLQRRDVIGVAQTGSGKTAAFVLPMLAYIARMPLPTSHSEADEGPYALVLAPTRELAQQIERETVKLAACLGIRVVSIVGGKSDGQSTIQKQASMLERGCEVIVATPGRLLDCLESRYAVLNRCSYVVLDEADRMIDMGFEPQVVGVLDAMPSSHLKPENADEELDEARTYRTTHMFSATMPPAVERLARKYLRNPVVVTVGSAGKAADLVTQNVVMVKVQEKMPRLKRILADLGKDRTAIVFCNTKNSVEKLTHDVENAGLCRVTALHGGKSQDERMASLDGFRKGRFNVLVATDLAARGIDVPEVAHVINYEMPSSIDLYTHRIGRTGRAGKKGLSTSFLTLEDTDIFFDLRQMLVQSNSPVPPELARHETSKFKPGSLPGRPPRRNGTVHAYH, encoded by the coding sequence ATGAAGCGAACGTTGGACGCCGCGGAGCCGAGCCCGGTGTTCCTCTCCCGCGAAAAACGCCAGCGCCTCGCCCTCGAGCGCCGCCAGGCCGCCGTCGCCGACCAGCGTCGCTCCGAGCTCCCCACTCCGCCGCCTCCCCCTCACGATCCCCCCTTTTCGTGCCGACATTACCCGGACCGGCACCGTGACCGCCGCGGCAGAGATCAGGACAGGGACGGCAGGGAGAAAGATCGGGCGGAGAGGGCGCGGGAGAAGGAGCTCGAGGCGATCAGGGAGCAGTACCTCGGGGggtccaaggacaagaagcccAAGACGGTCGCCAAGCCGCGGGACAGGTTCCGCTTCGACTGGGCGAGCACGGACGACACCAGCCGCGTCGACGCCGTCAACAACCAGCCTCCGCACGGCGCCCTGCTGCTCTACGGCCGCGGCTTCCTCGCCGGCATCGACCGGCGCGAGCAGAAGAAGGCCGCAGCGGCCGCGCTCCACAAGGACGCCGCGGCGACGTACGACGCCCTGGACATGCGCGTGGACAGGCACTGGACGGACAAGCGCGCCGAGGAGATGACGGAGCGCGACTGGCGGATCCTCCGCGAGGACTTCGGCATCTCCTACAGGGGCTCCCGCGTGCCACGGCCCATGCGGAGCTGGGCGGAGAGCGGGCTCGGCGCCGAGCTGCTCCGCAACGTCGACAGGGCCGGGTACAGAAAGCCCACGCCGATCCAGATGGCCGCCGTGCCGCTCGGCCTCCAGCGTCGCGATGTCATCGGCGTTGCTCAGACTGGCTCAGGCAAGACCGCTGCCTTCGTGCTCCCCATGCTGGCATACATCGCCCGCATGCCGCTGCCGACCAGCCACAGCGAGGCGGACGAGGGCCCGTACGCGCTTGTCCTGGCGCCGACCCGGGAGCTCGCGCAGCAGATCGAGAGGGAGACGGTGAAGCTTGCGGCGTGCCTAGGCATCAGGGTGGTGTCCATTGTCGGTGGCAAGTCGGACGGCCAGTCGACCATCCAGAAGCAGGCCAGCATGCTCGAGCGGGGGTGCGAGGTCATCGTCGCGACGCCCGGCCGGCTCCTCGACTGCCTGGAGAGCAGGTACGCCGTGCTCAACCGGTGTAGCTACGTCGTGCTCGACGAGGCCGACAGGATGATCGACATGGGCTTCGAGCCCCAGGTTGTCGGTGTGCTCGACGCAATGCCGTCGAGCCACCTGAAGCCAGAGAACGCGGACGAGGAACTGGATGAGGCGAGGACTTACAGGACGACCCACATGTTTAgcgccaccatgccgccggccGTGGAGCGGCTCGCCAGGAAGTACCTCCGGAACCCGGTGGTCGTCACGGTCGGCTCTGCCGGCAAGGCCGCGGACCTCGTCACCCAGAACGTGGTCATGGTGAAGGTCCAAGAAAAGATGCCACGGCTCAAGAGGATACTCGCCGACCTCGGGAAGGACAGGACGGCCATTGTGTTCTGCAACACCAAGAATTCCGTGGAGAAGCTCACCCATGACGTGGAAAACGCAGGGTTGTGCCGGGTCACGGCGCTGCACGGAGGGAAGTCGCAGGACGAGAGGATGGCCAGCCTCGACGGGTTCAGGAAGGGCAGGTTCAACGTCCTCGTGGCCACTGACCTTGCCGCCCGCGGCATCGATGTCCCGGAGGTCGCCCATGTGATCAACTACGAGATGCCTAGCTCGATCGATCTGTACACGCATCGTATCGGGAGAACCGGGCGTGCAGGAAAGAAGGGGCTCTCGACATCGTTTTTGACTCTGGAGGACACTGACATTTTCTTCGATCTTAGGCAGATGCTTGTGCAGAGCAATAGTCCCGTGCCGCCGGAGCTTGCCAGGCATGAGACGTCCAAGTTCAAGCCAGGGTCTCTTCCTGGTAGACCTCCGAGAAGAAATGGCACCGTCCATGCATACCACTGA